The Haloprofundus salinisoli region TCGGTCGAACAGCCGCAGAAAATCTTCGTCGCCGTCTCGAGTTGGACGTGGACTTCCAGCCCGATGACGACGGCGAGGTCGCGCTGTTCGAGCGCTTGCGCGGTCATTAGGCGGGCTATGACGGCGGGCGGCTAAATACTAACGCCTCGGTCCCGCGCTTCGATACTGCCGAGAGAAGAACGGGGAGCGCGGCTGCTTCGACCCCGCCCGCTTCGGACCGTCGGGGCGCACCCGTGTCTCTGCACGATGTCCGGCGTACTGGCACACGGCGTTCGGCTCCGGGCCCGTCATCCGAATCCTCGAATTTCGGCTGATTCGGACGCTCTCAGCGAATCGTCCGCTCTCCGTCTGACGTACATTTATGGGGGCGGAGGAGCGGAATACGTCCATGAGTAATCGGGTGGAGGAACTCGAATCCCAAGTGTCGGAACTGAGAGCCGCCGTCGACGGCCTCACCGAAGAGCTCGTCGAGACGAAGGAGCGACTGCGCCAGTTGGAGGCGGCGACCGACGCCGAACCGACCGTCCAGTCGTACGCCGGCGCCGAGACGACCGACGAGGCCTCTGCGCCCGCACCGGAATCGGAGGCCGAAGAAGCTAAATCCACCGAGGAGAAGGCTCAAGAAAGCGAGTCGGAATCCGACGAAAGCGACATCATCGTCGCCTGAGTCGTCGGGTCGACTCCCTCCACGAGCAACACATGCATATCAAAGAGCTCGTCCTTGACAACTTCAAGAGTTTCGGGCGCAAGACCCGAATCCCGTTCTACGAGGACTTCACCGTCGTCACCGGCCCCAACGGCTCCGGCAAGTCGAACATCATCGACGGCGTGCTGTTCGCGCTGGGCCTCGCCCGAACGCGCGGTATCCGCGCCGAGAAACTGACCGACCTCATCTACAACCCCGGTCACGACGACGGGGAGTTCTCGGGCGGTCCCCGCGAAGCCAGCGTCGAAGTCGTCCTCGACAACAGCGACGGCACTCTCGACCGGTCGCAGGTGACCACCGCCGCCGGCACCGACAACGTCGGCGACGTCGACGAGATCACCATCCGCCGCCGGGTGAAGCAGACCGAGGACAACTACTACTCGTACTACTACCTGAACGGCCGGTCGGTGAACCTCTCGGACATCCAGGACCTGCTCTCGCAGGCGGGCGTCGCCCCCGAGGGGTACAACGTCGTCATGCAGGGCGACGTGACCGAGATCATCAACATGACCGCGTTCCAGCGGCGCGAGATCCTCGACGAGATCGCGGGCGTCGCCGAGTTCGACGCGAAGAAGGACGCCGCCTTCGAGGAACTGGAGACCGTCGAGGACCGCATCGGCGAAGCCGACCTCCGCATCGAGGAGAAAGATGAGCGCCTCGACCAGCTCGCCGACGAACGCGAGACGGCGCTCGAGTACAAGAGTCTGCGCGAGGAGAAAGAGGAGTTCGAGGGTTACCTGAAAGCCGCCGAACTCGAAGACAAGCGCGCGGACTTCGAGCGGACCACGAACAAAATCACCTCGAAAGAAGGGAAACTCGCGGAGCTCCGCGAGGAACTCGACACCCGACAGGGTCGGCTCTCGCGGCTCGAAGACGAACTCGATGAACTAAACCGAGAAGTCGAGCGCAAGGGCGAGGACGAACAGCTCCGAATCAAGCGCGAGATAGAGTCGGTCAAAGGCGACATCAGCCGCCTCGAAGGCCAGATAGAGAACGCCGAGGAACGCAAGGAGACCGCCGAAAACGAGCGGCGACAGGCGTTCGTCGAAATCGATCACAAGCAGGAGAAAGTCGACGACGTCTCGACGCAGATGCGGCAGGTGAAAGTCGAGAAAGCCTCGATAAAGAGCGACGTCGTCGACAAGCGGACGACGCTCGCCGAGATACAGGAGGAGATAGAGAACGTCGACACCGAGTTCGACGAGCTCAAAGCCGACCTCGCCGACCGCCGCGAGCGCGTCGAGGAGCTCAAATCCGAGAAGAACGAGCGACAGCGCGAGAAAGACCGCCTCCTCGACGAGGCGCGACGGCGTTCGAACCGCGTCAGCGAGGCGCGCGACGACCTCGAGGCCGCACACGAGTCGATTCCCGAACTGAAGGCGAAACTCTCGGAACTGCACAGCGAACTCGACAAGGCGCAGAAGAACGAGTCGAAGTCCCAAGAGATCGTCTCGGAGTTCCGCGAGAAGAAACAGGCGCTGCAGGACGAACTGAGCGAGGTCGAAGACGACATCCGCTCGAAGCAGTCCGAGTACGCCGAACTCGAAGCTCGGGCGGGACGCAACGGCG contains the following coding sequences:
- a CDS encoding DUF7518 family protein, whose product is MSNRVEELESQVSELRAAVDGLTEELVETKERLRQLEAATDAEPTVQSYAGAETTDEASAPAPESEAEEAKSTEEKAQESESESDESDIIVA